From a region of the Salvia miltiorrhiza cultivar Shanhuang (shh) unplaced genomic scaffold, IMPLAD_Smil_shh fragScaff_scaffold_156_1, whole genome shotgun sequence genome:
- the LOC131002618 gene encoding histone H4: MSGRGKGGKGLGKGGAKRHRKVLRDNIQGITKPAIRRLARRGGVKRISGLIYEETRGVLKIFLENVIRDAVTYTEHARRKTVTAMDVVYALKRQGRTLYGFGG; this comes from the coding sequence ATGTCGGGAAGAGGAAAGGGCGGCAAAGGATTAGGCAAGGGTGGCGCTAAGCGCCATCGCAAGGTGCTGAGAGATAACATCCAGGGCATTACGAAGCCGGCGATCCGGCGGCTAGCTCGCCGTGGAGGCGTCAAGCGTATCAGCGGCCTCATCTACGAGGAGACACGTGGCGTCCTCAAGATCTTTCTCGAGAACGTCATCCGTGACGCCGTCACCTACACTGAGCACGCTCGGCGGAAGACCGTGACGGCGATGGATGTCGTCTACGCTCTCAAGAGGCAAGGCCGAACTCTTTACGGTTTTGGTGGCTGA